The Anomalospiza imberbis isolate Cuckoo-Finch-1a 21T00152 chromosome Z, ASM3175350v1, whole genome shotgun sequence genomic interval TTcacacaatggtctcctggtCTGAATTGACTCCAGTGGGGTTTATGTAACAACAGTATCTGTCATAAGGGCTGTTATCCTTGTAAGAGCAGACAATGATACTATCTTTAGGAGCCACAAAAATGTTGTCTTCAATGTCAGGGCAAGgagtgctgtccctgctgggagaagagctcTTCTTCTCCAAGGCACTGTATGGGGAACCATCTCCCACGAACACATTCTCTGGCATCTCTGGGTAACAGCTCTCCAGGTATTTCAgcatctcctcctgctccacctTTTTGTTGAGGCTCTTGCACTCTGCCGTGGCAGCGGCGGTGGTGCTGGCGGTGCAAATGAACACGGTGTCCTCTCCCCTCAGCCCTCTCCTGTCCTTGCGGTAAGCTTTCCCGGTCAGCTCGTCACAACTTCCCTTGCCAGACTCCAGGTCCGAGGGGGTCCTTAGCAGCTCCATGACATCCCGGTCCTTGACCTCCTTACAGCACGGACGCATGTTCTCGGGACATTTGGTGCAGCCGTCGGTCTTTCTGGTGAGGGCAATGGCGGCAATGCCCGGCAGGCAGATGGCCGGCCCGATAGCCAGCAGCGGGATGTCTCCCAGGGTCTCTCCCTTGATGCCAGACACGGTGAACATGAAGCCGAACACCAGAAAGACGCTGACCAGAGCCACCACAAGCCCCGTCCGGGGGTTGATGTCGTCGGGTCTCAGGGTCCGCGCCATCCAGCTGGTGCGCACGGGGACACTTCCCTCCTCCGGGGCGCCCCTCAGGGCAGGGGACAGACGCTCCCCGGCAAGCTTCCGAAGTTTCCCAGGCAGCGAGGCACGGAGCACCCCGGCAGCCGGCGCCGCTCGGCTTCCCCTCGGCGGAGCCGCTGACGGAGGGCGGGccagggccggggccgggagcTGTCCTGcctcctgcctcctccctcGCGCCCTCCCTCCCTCGCTCCCCGGAGCCGGTCGGAGCGGCTCCACCGCCTGTAGCCCTGCCGCACCTTCCCACGCTGGCGGCGGGAACAGGGGGCTCAAGTCCTGCCGAAGGCCGGGGGTAGAGACACCGGGCGGCTTCCAGCAGCAGCGGCCGGGGAGACAGCTGCCGCGAGGGTTCACCTGCCCGGTCTCCGCCTCCTCGTCCTCGTCCTCACCCGGACCCACCGGAGCCCCGCACAGCCGTGAGTACGCGCACCGCCCGGCGCCGAATGCTGCGGGGCTGGCGCAGGGGCTCGGCGGGGTTGCCTCTACCTGATGGCCACCGCTGCTTGGCCGGCTGCTGCCGCCACGCCGGGCAGCCTTTCCCTCTTGGGCGAAGGGGGGAGGACCCCCGACGGGCGTCCTTCCTCGGGAAGCCGGCATGTGTGTCCTCCGTACGGGCCCCTGCACCTAAAGCCTCTTCTTCGGTAAGGACGGGGCTTGTGAAGTAAATTGTCTCCTGGGCAGACAACAGTCCTGCCCAGAGTCTTCTGAGTTAGGCACCTGTGGAGAGCAAGTCTTCAGGAGATGCACTGCGACACCTGGATTTCATCCTGAAGGTGGCCCTTAGGGATAAAGCTTCTCCAGATGTTATTCTTTCCCCAAGAATGAACATAGATGTTGGGGTTCCCTTAGTATCCATGGCCTGCCGACTATGATGGTGACGTTCTGGCCCTGTGATTTGATGCATTTCGGTGATGGTAATTTGAAGTAAGCACCACCAGCTGAATGAGCATAGAAAAGGATCTCAGACAGGTGGAAAtgtggaaaggcagcagcagcatcttcaGGCAGGTTGCCAGTGGTACAAAAGACTAAATGCTTTCACCTGGGGCAGAGATACTGACAAAAAGGAATGATACCAGAAAACTTCCAAGAAAGTTAAGGTAACAGAAAAGGATACTCTGAACTAAAATTTTGAAACCAAAATTTCTTTAAGTATTCCCATTAACATGATGCATTTTCCTCATACTACACACTTGGAAAGCTCAGAGAAGCCCGTTTAGAAAACACTCAGCTATTTCTCAGGTCATGAAAAGCATGGGTTTTATTTACCCTTCCTACAGTACAACATCAACAGAGCACCTCTGTGTTGTAGATTTCCAACTTGCCTGGCAGAAAGCAAGTCcaagaatataattttataaGTGGGAACAACTCCTGCCTTACAGGACACTTTGTAAATGGGGTGTCAAGTTATAGCATTTGCTGTTTCATTTGAAGGATGAGTAAATGGGGGTAGAAGTACACAGTGGGGAGAGATTTTAAGTCAGTGGCAATGGCCTGGGTTTGAGATTAAAAGTTTGTAATGGACCACAATCATTATTTCAACTTGTCCTCCAGAACACTGTCCACTAAAATTCACACTGAACCTCTCACCTGTTGCAGAGCGGGCTGAAACAAGAATGTCTTGGTCTCTGTTAGAAATACCTTTCTTGattgaaagatttaaaaatcaaaaccttCCAGCCAGCACAAGTTAACTTCTACTTT includes:
- the TMEM215 gene encoding transmembrane protein 215, coding for MPASRGRTPVGGPPPFAQEGKAARRGGSSRPSSGGHQVEATPPSPCASPAAFGAGRCAYSRLCGAPVGPGEDEDEEAETGQVNPRGSCLPGRCCWKPPGVSTPGLRQDLSPLFPPPAWEGAAGLQAVEPLRPAPGSEGGRARGRRQEAGQLPAPALARPPSAAPPRGSRAAPAAGVLRASLPGKLRKLAGERLSPALRGAPEEGSVPVRTSWMARTLRPDDINPRTGLVVALVSVFLVFGFMFTVSGIKGETLGDIPLLAIGPAICLPGIAAIALTRKTDGCTKCPENMRPCCKEVKDRDVMELLRTPSDLESGKGSCDELTGKAYRKDRRGLRGEDTVFICTASTTAAATAECKSLNKKVEQEEMLKYLESCYPEMPENVFVGDGSPYSALEKKSSSPSRDSTPCPDIEDNIFVAPKDSIIVCSYKDNSPYDRYCCYINPTGVNSDQETIV